One region of Bacterioplanoides sp. SCSIO 12839 genomic DNA includes:
- the nusB gene encoding transcription antitermination factor NusB, with protein MSSTPNQSARGNHQGGKKSSPAARRKARRFAVQAIYQWQLAGANLAAIEAEFRTDNDMSKVDLEYFHDILHGVPREKADLDKKIEPLLDRRLDELTPVELAILRLGAYEMVHRIDVPYKVVINESVELAKTFGATDGHKYVNGILDKLAQRDRMVEIRGHKKS; from the coding sequence ATGTCCAGCACTCCCAATCAATCCGCCCGTGGAAACCATCAGGGCGGAAAAAAATCCAGCCCGGCTGCACGTCGTAAAGCACGACGTTTTGCCGTACAAGCCATTTACCAATGGCAACTGGCTGGCGCAAACCTGGCTGCCATTGAAGCTGAGTTTCGTACCGATAACGACATGAGCAAAGTGGATCTGGAATATTTCCACGACATTCTGCATGGAGTGCCGCGCGAGAAAGCCGACCTGGACAAAAAAATTGAGCCTCTGCTGGATCGTCGCTTAGATGAACTCACGCCGGTAGAACTGGCCATTTTACGTCTGGGCGCGTATGAAATGGTGCACCGTATCGATGTGCCTTATAAAGTGGTCATCAACGAATCGGTTGAGCTGGCTAAAACCTTTGGTGCAACCGACGGCCACAAATACGTCAACGGCATTCTGGATAAATTAGCCCAGCGTGATCGTATGGTCGAAATTCGCGGCCATAAAAAATCTTGA
- the thiL gene encoding thiamine-phosphate kinase: MSKKTTDTSSNRIGEFELIRRFFCSDFPSSSDTVIAIGDDASVIKPPANTELVQSIDTQVADVHFPATAPAHLIAQRALRCAVSDLAAMGANPQGFHLALTLPESDADWLKDFSDSLKKAAHELNIALMGGDTTRGKQLVISVAVQGWVALNQHGNSQALTRSGAQAGDAIYCSGPIGAAALALPQVLHNPADISGFAQAYYFPQVHLSLGQQLLNIASSCMDISDGLLQDAGHIARSSELVLEIDPEKIQYADPQKKQQCLTGGDDYQLLFTSQNTNAIAELQQQFPTIHQIGVCKKGPANVILTGPFSDITATSGFSHF; this comes from the coding sequence ATGAGCAAAAAAACAACGGACACCTCATCCAACCGTATCGGTGAATTTGAATTAATTCGCCGTTTTTTTTGCTCTGACTTCCCCTCCTCCTCCGATACCGTCATTGCCATTGGTGATGATGCGTCCGTTATAAAACCACCGGCAAATACTGAACTTGTTCAGAGTATTGATACTCAGGTGGCCGATGTGCATTTTCCGGCAACAGCTCCGGCTCATTTAATTGCGCAACGAGCGCTGCGCTGTGCTGTTAGTGATTTAGCTGCTATGGGGGCAAACCCGCAGGGGTTTCATCTGGCGTTAACGCTACCCGAATCTGACGCCGACTGGTTAAAAGACTTTTCTGACAGTTTAAAAAAAGCCGCTCATGAATTAAATATTGCATTAATGGGTGGTGATACCACACGCGGCAAACAACTTGTGATTTCGGTGGCAGTTCAGGGTTGGGTAGCGCTGAATCAGCATGGTAACAGTCAGGCACTGACTCGCAGCGGCGCACAAGCCGGTGATGCGATTTATTGCTCCGGCCCAATTGGCGCTGCAGCACTGGCTTTACCTCAAGTATTACACAATCCGGCGGATATTTCCGGGTTTGCACAGGCTTATTATTTTCCCCAAGTGCATTTATCACTGGGGCAACAACTGCTGAACATTGCCAGCAGCTGCATGGATATTTCTGACGGCTTATTACAAGACGCTGGTCATATTGCTCGCTCATCCGAGCTGGTATTGGAAATTGATCCGGAAAAAATCCAATATGCAGATCCGCAAAAAAAACAACAATGCCTGACCGGTGGCGATGATTATCAGCTGTTATTTACCAGTCAAAACACAAATGCCATCGCTGAGCTGCAACAGCAATTCCCCACAATACATCAGATCGGCGTCTGTAAAAAAGGCCCGGCGAATGTGATCCTAACCGGGCCTTTTTCAGACATAACAGCAACATCCGGATTCAGTCATTTCTGA
- a CDS encoding efflux RND transporter permease subunit, which yields MIHRIILWSVKNRVLVVLLSLMLLLLGLYAVKQTPVDAIPDLSDVQVIVKTSYPGQAPEVVQEQITYPLTTALMAVPGAQVVRGFSFFGDSYVYIIFDDDTDIYWARSRVLEYLSQLSGQLPSGVQPLLGPDATGVGWVFIYALADRTGQTDLAELRRLQDWLLKFELQSVEGVSEVAVLGGMVKQYQVQLNPAALMAHKLSVNQVIMAIRQANQQSGASVIEQAEAEYMVNATGYIRTIQELENVPLPMATQKADANETLPLLLIKDIAKVREVPEMRRGIAELNGEGEVVGGIIVMRYGENAQAVIQRVKAKLRQIRASLPGHIDIIPVYDRSELIESAVDNLWQKLSEEFLAVILVCAAFLLHFRSSLVILFSLPLGILTAFILMKWQGLNANIMSLGGIAIAIGAMVDGAIVMIENLHKHLEKEPDIRGEKRWQLVIQSCQEVGPALFFSLLIITLSFLPVFVLEAQEGRLFSPLAFTKTYAMAAAAILAITLVPVLLGYLVTGNIRSEQHNPLNRLLVHAYLPVLSRVLNWPKITLLLVSLIALSAVYPLQKLGSEFMPPLDEGDLMYMPTTYPGLSIGEARQILQQTDRLIRSVPEVKNVFGKIGRAETATDPAPLTMIETFIQFKPKEQWRAGMTAEKLRQELDQKVQFPGLTNAWVMPIKTRIDMLATGIKTPVGIKIAGDDLATIQAIGEQVEAIIKPLPGTLSVYAERTASGRYLQIDIDRIRAAQYGLSLDSVQQILATAVGGRAIDQSIQGLERYAISVRYPQSYRNSLSTLKELPLITTHGQVIRLAEIAEIEIKPGPAMIKSENGRINGWLFIDIQGVDLGQYVQQAQQVIETALGDKTIDLPAGYSINWAGQYEYLLRAEQKLNYVVPLTLLIITILLFLSFGRIAEVMMILLTLPLSLVGGLWLMWWLDFNFSVAVGVGFIALAGVAVEIGVIMLVYLNQAYQQALQQAKTETRCLEKAQLQQAVIQGAGLRLRPIAMTVATIAIGLLPVLYSGGTGSEVMSRIAAPMIGGTISALLLTLVVLPVIYYLWRSASLNQHSK from the coding sequence ATGATTCATCGTATTATTCTATGGTCGGTTAAAAACCGGGTGCTGGTTGTATTACTCAGTCTGATGCTTTTGCTGTTGGGTTTGTATGCAGTTAAACAAACGCCAGTAGATGCTATTCCGGATTTATCCGATGTGCAGGTAATTGTGAAAACCAGTTATCCCGGTCAGGCTCCAGAAGTTGTTCAGGAGCAGATTACTTATCCGCTGACAACGGCATTAATGGCGGTGCCAGGAGCACAGGTTGTGCGTGGCTTTTCTTTTTTTGGTGATTCGTATGTCTACATTATTTTTGATGATGACACCGATATCTATTGGGCACGAAGCCGGGTGCTGGAATACCTGAGTCAGTTGTCAGGCCAGTTACCGAGTGGCGTTCAACCTCTGCTTGGCCCTGATGCCACAGGTGTTGGCTGGGTATTTATTTATGCGTTAGCGGATCGTACGGGGCAGACGGATCTTGCTGAATTACGGCGTTTACAAGACTGGCTACTGAAATTTGAATTACAGTCTGTGGAAGGCGTATCAGAAGTCGCAGTGTTGGGCGGTATGGTCAAACAATATCAGGTGCAATTAAATCCAGCTGCTCTAATGGCTCATAAGCTATCAGTGAACCAGGTCATTATGGCAATACGCCAGGCGAATCAGCAGAGTGGTGCCTCGGTAATTGAACAAGCAGAAGCGGAATACATGGTCAATGCAACGGGTTATATCCGTACCATCCAGGAACTTGAAAATGTTCCTTTGCCGATGGCTACCCAAAAAGCAGATGCTAATGAAACGTTACCACTTCTGCTGATAAAAGATATTGCCAAGGTCCGGGAGGTACCGGAGATGCGCCGTGGAATTGCTGAATTAAACGGTGAAGGTGAAGTGGTTGGTGGCATTATTGTCATGCGTTATGGCGAAAATGCACAAGCAGTGATTCAGCGAGTTAAAGCGAAACTCCGACAAATAAGGGCATCTCTCCCTGGCCATATTGACATCATTCCGGTTTATGATCGTTCTGAACTAATTGAATCAGCCGTCGATAATTTATGGCAAAAACTTTCTGAAGAATTTCTCGCCGTCATACTGGTGTGTGCTGCTTTTTTATTGCACTTCCGCTCTTCGTTGGTGATTTTATTCAGTTTACCGCTAGGTATCCTGACCGCGTTTATTCTGATGAAGTGGCAGGGGCTTAATGCCAATATTATGTCATTAGGTGGGATTGCGATTGCCATTGGAGCTATGGTCGACGGTGCGATTGTAATGATTGAGAATCTGCATAAACACCTGGAAAAAGAACCGGATATCCGTGGGGAGAAGCGTTGGCAGCTGGTCATTCAATCCTGCCAGGAAGTAGGCCCTGCACTCTTTTTCAGCTTGCTGATTATTACCCTGAGTTTTTTGCCCGTGTTTGTATTAGAAGCTCAGGAAGGAAGGTTATTTTCGCCGTTAGCTTTTACCAAAACTTATGCCATGGCCGCTGCGGCGATTTTAGCGATTACTCTGGTTCCGGTGCTGTTGGGTTATCTGGTGACAGGGAACATTCGTAGTGAACAGCATAACCCGTTAAACCGCCTACTGGTGCATGCGTATTTACCGGTTTTAAGCAGGGTATTGAACTGGCCAAAAATAACGCTGTTGCTGGTTAGCCTGATTGCCTTATCAGCGGTTTATCCACTGCAAAAGCTGGGTTCAGAGTTTATGCCGCCTTTGGACGAAGGTGACTTAATGTATATGCCAACCACTTATCCCGGTTTGAGTATCGGCGAAGCACGTCAGATTCTTCAACAAACAGACAGGCTGATTCGCTCTGTTCCGGAAGTCAAAAATGTCTTTGGTAAAATTGGTCGGGCTGAAACCGCAACAGATCCGGCACCGTTAACCATGATTGAAACTTTTATTCAGTTTAAGCCAAAAGAGCAGTGGCGAGCGGGAATGACTGCTGAAAAATTACGTCAGGAACTGGATCAGAAGGTTCAGTTTCCCGGGTTAACCAATGCCTGGGTCATGCCGATAAAAACCCGTATCGATATGTTGGCTACGGGGATTAAAACCCCAGTTGGAATTAAAATTGCGGGAGACGATCTTGCTACCATTCAGGCAATTGGCGAACAGGTTGAAGCGATCATCAAGCCACTTCCCGGAACTCTTTCTGTTTATGCGGAGCGAACTGCCAGTGGACGTTATCTGCAGATCGATATCGATCGCATCCGAGCGGCACAATACGGTCTGAGTCTGGACTCGGTTCAGCAAATTTTAGCGACTGCTGTGGGTGGCCGTGCCATTGACCAATCCATTCAAGGGCTGGAGCGTTATGCTATCAGCGTGCGTTACCCTCAAAGTTATCGAAACTCGTTATCAACATTAAAAGAGCTTCCGCTTATTACAACGCATGGGCAGGTAATACGCTTAGCAGAAATTGCTGAGATCGAAATTAAACCCGGCCCGGCAATGATTAAAAGTGAAAATGGCCGGATTAATGGCTGGTTGTTTATTGATATTCAGGGTGTTGATTTGGGGCAGTATGTTCAACAAGCACAACAGGTGATTGAGACAGCCTTGGGCGATAAAACTATTGATCTTCCTGCAGGCTATTCAATCAATTGGGCTGGGCAATATGAATACCTGCTTCGAGCGGAACAAAAACTGAATTATGTGGTGCCGCTTACACTGTTGATCATTACTATTTTATTGTTTTTGAGTTTTGGCCGCATAGCTGAAGTGATGATGATATTATTGACACTACCATTATCACTTGTAGGTGGTTTGTGGCTTATGTGGTGGCTGGATTTTAATTTTTCCGTCGCCGTTGGTGTGGGCTTTATTGCTCTGGCGGGTGTTGCTGTCGAAATTGGAGTGATTATGCTGGTGTATTTAAATCAGGCTTATCAACAAGCGCTACAGCAGGCAAAAACAGAGACACGTTGCTTAGAAAAAGCACAGCTGCAACAAGCGGTTATTCAGGGAGCAGGGTTGCGTTTGCGCCCCATCGCCATGACAGTAGCCACGATTGCGATTGGTTTATTGCCAGTATTGTACTCAGGCGGTACAGGGTCTGAGGTGATGAGCCGAATTGCCGCGCCCATGATCGGAGGGACAATTAGTGCCTTATTACTGACTCTGGTTGTGTTGCCCGTGATTTATTATTTATGGCGCAGTGCTTCGTTAAATCAACACTCTAAATAA
- a CDS encoding efflux RND transporter periplasmic adaptor subunit, with amino-acid sequence MKNIALVVFAASIGAVISWWLQHQKTASENSPSVQEQQPLYWVAPMDPNFRRDQPGLSPMGMALVPVYEESHSPGEVQISAAVKNQMGVTATTAQRLPWLATQQVFAEIKVNNEALQHFQIRADGWVEKNYVFSKGESVKAGQPLFDFYSRDLVVAQEEFLVALADGEPALIRAARNKLNTYKLPKGWIQQLARNRVVHEYIRFVAEQAGVISFWNLPQGRQVKRGEQVLTIADLSSVWLEMQLTKPLVSLENLTVRVLHPTEQELDIDPQSLLLSPLLNTDRTQTLRFSVNNPQLRWHPGDYLTLMLRQQSADVLQIPSQAIIDDGIQTRVVLALTDENNETQKFKSVAVNIGRESQSGVNGYSQKTEILAGLQVGDRVVSSGQFLLDSESSIDSDLLRFYPSSEQDIIWFNGRVKLSSSSRIDVQHQGITQWSWPAMQQNFHLALDSSSLEKFSPDLNNWSQPMRIKLAALDDGDFCVVDIQPMAEESSR; translated from the coding sequence ATGAAAAACATCGCACTCGTTGTATTCGCAGCCTCTATCGGCGCTGTAATTAGCTGGTGGTTACAGCACCAGAAAACAGCGTCAGAAAACAGCCCCAGCGTTCAAGAGCAGCAGCCGTTATATTGGGTTGCTCCCATGGATCCGAATTTCAGGCGTGACCAACCTGGCTTGTCACCTATGGGTATGGCGTTGGTGCCGGTTTATGAAGAAAGCCACTCACCGGGAGAAGTGCAGATATCCGCTGCGGTGAAAAATCAGATGGGAGTAACCGCTACAACGGCTCAACGACTGCCATGGTTAGCGACTCAGCAAGTTTTTGCTGAAATCAAAGTCAATAATGAAGCATTGCAACACTTCCAGATACGCGCGGATGGCTGGGTTGAAAAAAACTATGTTTTTTCGAAAGGAGAATCCGTTAAAGCCGGGCAGCCACTGTTTGATTTTTACAGTCGTGATCTGGTTGTGGCGCAGGAAGAATTTCTGGTTGCATTGGCTGATGGTGAACCGGCTTTAATTCGCGCAGCACGGAATAAATTAAATACCTATAAATTACCAAAAGGCTGGATTCAGCAACTCGCACGTAACCGAGTGGTGCACGAATATATCCGCTTTGTTGCGGAACAAGCCGGAGTCATCAGTTTCTGGAATTTACCACAAGGGCGACAAGTTAAGCGTGGTGAGCAGGTTTTGACGATCGCCGACTTATCATCCGTTTGGCTGGAAATGCAATTAACGAAACCATTAGTCTCACTCGAGAATCTGACGGTTCGTGTATTACACCCCACCGAACAGGAACTGGATATTGACCCCCAATCATTGTTGTTATCCCCCTTGCTGAATACCGATCGAACTCAAACGCTTCGTTTCAGTGTGAATAATCCACAGCTACGCTGGCATCCGGGAGATTACTTAACATTAATGTTACGGCAGCAGTCTGCTGATGTGCTGCAGATCCCCTCGCAGGCCATTATTGATGATGGCATACAAACACGTGTGGTATTGGCACTGACGGATGAAAATAATGAGACGCAAAAATTCAAATCCGTCGCCGTTAATATCGGGCGTGAGTCACAATCAGGAGTTAATGGTTATAGTCAGAAAACAGAAATACTGGCGGGGCTTCAGGTGGGTGACCGGGTGGTGAGCAGCGGGCAATTTTTGCTGGATTCTGAATCCTCAATAGACTCGGATTTATTGCGTTTTTACCCTTCTTCTGAGCAAGACATTATCTGGTTCAATGGGCGGGTAAAGCTGAGTAGCAGTAGTCGAATTGATGTACAGCACCAGGGGATTACACAATGGAGCTGGCCAGCGATGCAGCAGAATTTTCATCTGGCGCTGGATTCTTCGAGTCTTGAAAAATTCAGTCCGGATCTTAATAACTGGAGCCAGCCTATGAGGATTAAACTGGCAGCACTGGACGATGGCGATTTTTGTGTGGTGGATATTCAGCCAATGGCAGAGGAGTCCAGCCGATGA
- a CDS encoding SirB2 family protein encodes MEYSALRGAHMGFAYLSILLFVIRFFLFSAKPVLRSNKLLKILPHIIDTFLLIFALLLLHNVWGSPVVDWWIVAKVVGLLGYIGFGIGAIKRGSWPAFIGALICFAYIFGAAKAHSVLSWLALL; translated from the coding sequence ATGGAGTATTCCGCATTACGGGGCGCCCACATGGGATTTGCCTACCTGAGCATTTTATTGTTCGTTATTCGCTTCTTTTTATTTTCAGCAAAGCCTGTGTTGCGCAGTAACAAGCTGCTGAAAATTTTGCCGCATATTATTGATACCTTTTTGCTGATTTTTGCACTGCTGTTGCTGCACAATGTGTGGGGAAGCCCGGTGGTTGATTGGTGGATCGTTGCTAAAGTGGTTGGCTTACTGGGCTATATTGGTTTTGGCATCGGTGCTATCAAACGTGGCAGCTGGCCAGCATTTATTGGCGCGCTGATTTGCTTTGCTTATATCTTTGGTGCAGCAAAAGCCCACAGTGTCTTATCCTGGTTGGCGCTGCTCTGA
- the dtd gene encoding D-aminoacyl-tRNA deacylase, which produces MIGLIQRVTHARVEVDDTVTGKIDQGILLLLGVQKEDDEQKADKLLHKVLNYRIFSDENGRMNNSLLDIQGELLVVSQFTLAADTQKGLRPGFSSAGSPEQAERLYDYFVAQSQQQVITQTGRFGADMKVSLCNDGPVTFRLEV; this is translated from the coding sequence ATGATTGGTTTGATTCAGCGTGTGACTCATGCACGGGTTGAGGTGGATGACACAGTCACAGGTAAGATTGATCAGGGTATCTTACTGCTGCTGGGTGTACAGAAAGAGGACGATGAGCAGAAAGCCGATAAGCTGCTGCACAAGGTGTTAAATTACCGAATTTTCAGCGATGAAAACGGCAGAATGAATAACAGCTTGTTGGATATTCAGGGAGAGCTGTTAGTCGTTTCTCAGTTTACGCTGGCGGCGGATACGCAGAAAGGGCTTCGCCCGGGCTTTTCGTCGGCGGGTTCTCCCGAGCAGGCTGAACGTTTATACGATTATTTTGTTGCCCAGTCGCAGCAGCAGGTTATTACCCAAACCGGACGCTTCGGGGCTGATATGAAGGTGTCGTTGTGTAATGATGGGCCGGTTACATTTCGGTTGGAAGTATAG
- a CDS encoding DUF4124 domain-containing protein, protein MNCLKATLLSISAILSATAALATDVYMTRDKDGNVTFSDQPSQGSEAHKVKELPSMPAFVAPQAPQQPEQQEEPVIEYTSLGIISPTDETTIPTGAAGSLTVNGVLSPGLQPGHTIQLLNNDVVIDKGTTTRFKLEYMDRGEHRLQLRVVDKQDQTLIESNTITVYVKRASVGR, encoded by the coding sequence ATGAACTGTTTAAAAGCTACTTTACTCTCGATCTCAGCCATACTGAGTGCTACGGCAGCGCTGGCAACAGACGTGTATATGACACGTGATAAGGACGGTAATGTTACCTTCAGCGATCAGCCGTCTCAGGGGTCCGAAGCGCATAAGGTGAAAGAGCTGCCCAGTATGCCGGCCTTTGTCGCCCCCCAAGCACCACAACAGCCTGAACAACAGGAAGAACCCGTCATTGAATACACCAGCCTGGGCATTATTTCGCCAACGGATGAAACAACCATCCCTACCGGAGCGGCCGGAAGTCTAACGGTCAACGGCGTGTTATCACCCGGCTTGCAGCCCGGCCACACCATTCAATTGCTGAATAACGACGTTGTTATCGATAAAGGCACTACTACCCGCTTCAAGCTTGAATATATGGATCGAGGAGAACACCGGCTGCAGCTTCGTGTCGTCGACAAGCAGGATCAAACCCTGATTGAATCGAATACCATCACCGTTTATGTCAAACGGGCCTCTGTCGGCCGCTAA
- the glnL gene encoding nitrogen regulation protein NR(II) codes for MLASPIINQRLLEHLNTGVVLLDADLMVTYMNPAAEALLEMSDKRGMGVHFSELADESPEAKAALENAIINGTSFTKREASIVLHNQHHVTLDYSVSPVSHPETKLPTLLVEMSGRDRLMRISREEQLIAKQETTRHLVRGLAHEIKNPLGGIRGAAQLLERELPSEGLKEYTEIIIEEADRLRDLVDRLLGPRQIPKTEQVNIHEILERVCQLVSVESENVIQIERDYDPSIPELEADKGQIVQAMLNICRNAMQAMLEAEPPIPVPTLKLRTRTVRQFTIGHLRHRLVAQIDIRDNGPGIPAKLQENLFYPMVTGRPEGTGLGLSISQSIINQVNGIIEVDSQPGNTLFSIYLPLESV; via the coding sequence ATGCTGGCCAGCCCAATCATCAATCAACGCTTACTTGAGCACCTCAATACCGGAGTTGTGTTGCTCGATGCTGACCTGATGGTGACCTATATGAACCCTGCCGCCGAAGCCCTGCTGGAAATGAGTGACAAGCGCGGCATGGGTGTGCACTTCTCTGAGCTTGCCGATGAATCTCCAGAAGCCAAAGCTGCACTGGAGAATGCCATTATTAATGGCACCTCATTCACCAAGCGTGAGGCCAGCATCGTGCTGCACAATCAGCACCATGTCACTTTGGATTACAGCGTCAGCCCGGTTTCTCACCCGGAGACAAAACTGCCAACCCTACTGGTTGAAATGTCAGGGCGTGACCGCCTGATGCGCATCAGCCGTGAAGAGCAGCTGATTGCTAAGCAGGAAACCACCCGCCACCTGGTGCGCGGCCTGGCTCATGAAATCAAAAACCCACTGGGTGGAATTCGCGGTGCAGCTCAGCTGCTGGAACGTGAATTACCATCAGAAGGGTTAAAAGAATACACCGAAATTATTATTGAAGAAGCGGATCGCCTGCGTGATCTGGTTGATCGCTTGCTTGGACCTCGCCAGATTCCGAAAACCGAGCAGGTGAATATTCACGAAATTCTCGAGCGTGTGTGCCAGCTGGTCAGCGTGGAATCTGAAAATGTGATTCAGATTGAGCGCGACTATGACCCATCAATTCCGGAGCTGGAAGCGGATAAAGGTCAGATCGTTCAGGCGATGTTAAATATCTGCCGTAATGCGATGCAGGCCATGCTGGAAGCGGAGCCACCGATCCCGGTACCGACACTGAAATTACGCACCCGTACCGTACGCCAGTTTACCATTGGCCACCTGCGTCATCGCTTAGTGGCGCAAATTGATATTCGTGATAATGGCCCGGGCATTCCTGCCAAGCTGCAGGAAAATTTATTTTACCCGATGGTAACGGGTCGTCCGGAAGGCACCGGCCTCGGGCTCTCTATTTCACAATCTATTATTAACCAGGTTAATGGCATTATCGAAGTCGATAGCCAACCTGGAAACACCCTTTTCTCAATTTATTTACCATTGGAATCCGTATGA
- the ntrC gene encoding nitrogen regulation protein NR(I) codes for MSTVWIIDDDKSIRWVLEKALAQANISTRVFEQAEPALAQLKREHPDAIISDIRMPGMDGLTLLREAKEAHPQLPVIIMTAHSDLDSAVSSYQQGAFEYLPKPFDVDEAVALIQRAIDHFAELNAQQPESEEDKEDTEIIGEAPAMQEVFRAIGRLSQSNITVLINGESGTGKELVAHALHKHSPRSAEPFIALNMAAIPKDLIESELFGHEKGSFTGAGGQRRGRFEQANGGTLFLDEIGDMPADTQTRLLRVLADGEFYRVGGTTPVKVNVRIVAATHQDLENLVKEGRFREDLFHRLNVIRVHLPRLAERREDIPKLLTHFLKRAAEELEVEVKTLKTETEEYLSSLDWPGNVRQLENICRWITVMASGREVLISDLPPELMQQESGNVSGGNWEQALRYWADQQLSAGVVGLLDTAVPAFERIMIETALKHTAGRRRDASNLLGWGRNTLTRKIKELEMDVDSHPEADNEEDSEAH; via the coding sequence ATGAGCACTGTCTGGATTATTGATGACGACAAATCCATTCGCTGGGTCTTGGAAAAAGCGTTGGCCCAGGCCAACATCAGCACCCGGGTTTTTGAACAGGCGGAACCGGCATTAGCGCAGCTGAAGCGTGAACACCCAGACGCTATTATTTCAGATATTCGCATGCCGGGCATGGACGGCCTGACCTTACTGCGTGAAGCCAAAGAAGCGCACCCGCAGTTGCCGGTGATTATTATGACGGCTCACTCCGATCTGGATAGTGCCGTATCGTCTTATCAACAAGGGGCTTTTGAATATCTGCCAAAGCCGTTTGATGTCGACGAAGCGGTTGCTCTGATTCAACGCGCTATTGATCATTTTGCTGAATTAAATGCACAACAACCGGAATCGGAAGAAGATAAAGAAGACACCGAAATTATTGGTGAAGCACCGGCAATGCAGGAAGTTTTCCGTGCCATCGGCCGTTTATCACAATCCAATATCACGGTACTGATTAACGGTGAATCCGGTACCGGTAAAGAGCTGGTTGCCCACGCATTACACAAGCACAGCCCGCGCTCTGCCGAACCTTTTATTGCGCTGAATATGGCCGCCATTCCCAAAGATCTGATTGAGTCGGAATTATTCGGCCATGAAAAAGGCTCCTTTACCGGTGCAGGCGGTCAGCGTCGTGGCCGGTTTGAGCAAGCCAATGGCGGAACCCTGTTTCTGGATGAAATCGGTGATATGCCCGCCGACACTCAGACCCGTTTATTGCGGGTGTTAGCTGATGGCGAATTTTACCGCGTCGGTGGCACCACACCGGTCAAAGTGAATGTGCGGATTGTGGCGGCAACGCACCAGGATCTGGAAAACCTGGTAAAAGAAGGTCGCTTCCGGGAGGATTTATTCCACCGCTTAAACGTCATCCGGGTTCACCTGCCACGCCTAGCTGAACGCCGCGAAGATATTCCAAAGTTATTAACTCACTTCCTCAAACGAGCGGCTGAAGAGTTAGAAGTCGAAGTTAAAACTCTGAAAACCGAAACCGAAGAATATTTATCGTCGCTGGATTGGCCAGGTAACGTACGTCAATTAGAAAATATCTGCCGCTGGATTACTGTAATGGCTTCCGGCCGTGAAGTATTAATCAGTGATTTACCACCGGAATTAATGCAGCAGGAAAGTGGCAATGTCAGCGGCGGCAACTGGGAGCAGGCGCTGCGCTATTGGGCAGACCAACAATTAAGTGCTGGTGTGGTCGGTTTATTGGATACCGCCGTTCCGGCATTTGAACGTATTATGATCGAAACGGCTTTAAAACATACGGCTGGTCGTCGCCGTGATGCTTCCAATTTATTAGGCTGGGGACGTAATACTCTCACCCGTAAAATTAAAGAGCTGGAGATGGATGTCGACAGCCATCCGGAAGCCGATAACGAAGAAGATAGCGAAGCGCATTAA